One Mesobacillus jeotgali DNA window includes the following coding sequences:
- a CDS encoding acetyl-CoA hydrolase/transferase family protein: protein MEQQLERIRDHRLKDKVVTPEQAASLIENGMTLGLSGFTRAGDVKAVPFALVNRVKHEENFKVNVYTGASLGSDVDKLFAEAGILGKRLPFQADATMRRGINQGDFLFVDQHLSHTAELIRADVMEIDVAILEAVAISEDGMVIPTTSIGNSMAFAQNAKSIIIEINTAQSIQLEGLHDLYEPGKQGSRQPIPLTKPDDRIGTSGIPVDVDKVKGIVFTNQLDSPSTIVPPDEETVVMAQHLIEFLRKEVQSGRLTESLAPLQSGIGSVANAVLHGMLDSEFENLEVYSEVLQDAVFDLIDAGKVQFASCCSITLSEEKMGQVFSDFEKYRDKLMMRPQEISNHPEVIRRLGLISINTALELDIYGNVNSTHVLGTKMMNGIGGSGDFARNARLAIFVTKSIAKGGKISSIVPFVSHVDHTEHDVDVIVTEQGYADLRGLAPRERVELIIDNCAHPVYRDQLRAYYQEALERGGQTPHVLEKALSWHINFASKGTMLEESAETVQI, encoded by the coding sequence ATGGAACAGCAATTAGAGCGAATTAGGGATCACCGTCTAAAGGACAAAGTTGTGACTCCTGAACAGGCAGCTTCCTTGATTGAAAACGGTATGACTTTGGGTCTAAGTGGATTCACGCGTGCGGGTGATGTGAAAGCGGTGCCATTTGCCCTTGTTAATAGGGTTAAACACGAAGAAAACTTTAAGGTTAATGTCTATACTGGTGCTTCACTTGGTTCTGATGTGGATAAGCTTTTCGCGGAGGCAGGCATCCTGGGCAAGAGATTGCCATTCCAGGCAGATGCCACCATGCGCCGTGGCATCAATCAGGGTGACTTTCTTTTTGTAGACCAGCATTTATCACATACGGCAGAGCTGATTCGTGCAGATGTTATGGAAATAGATGTAGCAATTTTGGAAGCGGTTGCAATCAGCGAGGATGGAATGGTCATCCCAACTACTTCAATAGGCAATTCTATGGCATTTGCCCAGAATGCGAAGTCGATTATTATTGAAATAAACACAGCACAGTCCATACAGCTTGAGGGACTTCATGATTTGTATGAGCCAGGCAAACAAGGATCAAGGCAGCCGATTCCGCTCACTAAACCAGATGACCGGATAGGGACAAGCGGCATTCCAGTGGATGTCGATAAGGTAAAAGGGATTGTGTTCACGAATCAACTTGATTCACCATCGACGATTGTTCCTCCCGATGAAGAAACGGTTGTGATGGCCCAGCATTTGATTGAATTCCTTCGAAAAGAGGTACAGAGTGGACGGCTTACTGAAAGCCTGGCACCTTTACAATCAGGAATTGGATCAGTTGCAAACGCAGTTCTCCATGGAATGCTTGATTCAGAGTTTGAGAACTTAGAAGTATATTCCGAGGTTCTGCAGGATGCAGTGTTTGACCTGATCGATGCAGGAAAGGTTCAATTTGCTTCGTGCTGTTCGATAACGCTATCCGAAGAGAAAATGGGGCAGGTATTTTCAGATTTTGAAAAATACCGCGATAAATTGATGATGCGCCCTCAGGAGATCTCCAACCATCCAGAAGTCATCCGCCGTCTCGGATTGATTTCAATCAATACAGCGTTGGAGCTGGACATTTACGGAAACGTGAATTCAACTCACGTCCTTGGCACTAAAATGATGAACGGTATTGGCGGTTCAGGTGATTTTGCCCGTAATGCCCGCCTTGCGATCTTTGTCACAAAATCCATTGCCAAAGGCGGGAAGATCTCCAGCATTGTTCCTTTTGTCTCTCACGTAGACCATACCGAGCATGACGTTGACGTCATTGTTACCGAACAGGGATATGCCGACTTGAGAGGTCTTGCACCAAGGGAAAGAGTCGAACTGATCATTGATAACTGTGCGCACCCAGTGTACCGTGATCAGCTTCGAGCCTATTATCAAGAAGCACTGGAAAGAGGGGGACAGACGCCGCATGTTCTGGAAAAGGCCCTATCATGGCATATCAATTTTGCCAGCAAGGGTACAATGCTTGAAGAATCGGCGGAAACGGTTCAGATATAA
- the groL gene encoding chaperonin GroEL (60 kDa chaperone family; promotes refolding of misfolded polypeptides especially under stressful conditions; forms two stacked rings of heptamers to form a barrel-shaped 14mer; ends can be capped by GroES; misfolded proteins enter the barrel where they are refolded when GroES binds), with translation MAKEIKFSEEARRAMLRGVDSLANAVKVTLGPKGRNVVLEKKFGSPLITNDGVTIAKEIELEDAFENMGAKLVAEVASKTNDVAGDGTTTATVLAQAMIREGLKNVTAGANPMGIRKGMEKAVITAVEELKAISKPIEGKASIAQVAAISAADEEVGQLIAEAMERVGNDGVITIEESKGFTTELDVVEGMQFDRGYASPYMVTDSDKMEAVLENPYILITDKKIGSIQEILPVLEQVVQQGKPLLLVAEDVEGEALATLVVNKLRGTFNAVAVKAPGFGDRRKAMLEDIAALTGGEVITEELGRDLKSATITSLGRASKVVVTKETTTIVEGAGDSAQIESRVNQIRVQMEETTSEFDREKLQERLAKLAGGVAVIKVGAATETELKERKLRIEDALNSTRAAVEEGIVSGGGVALLNVYKKVSEIQAEGDEATGVNIVLRAMEEPVRQIAHNAGLEGSVIVERLKREEVGTGFNAATGQWVNMIEAGIVDPTKVTRSALQNAASVSAMFLTTEAVVADIPEPAGAGMPDMGGMGGMGGMM, from the coding sequence ATGGCAAAAGAAATTAAGTTCAGTGAAGAAGCACGCCGCGCGATGCTTCGCGGGGTAGATTCTCTTGCAAATGCAGTAAAAGTAACTCTTGGACCAAAGGGACGCAACGTGGTTCTTGAGAAGAAATTTGGTTCACCGCTTATCACAAATGACGGTGTAACAATCGCTAAAGAAATCGAGCTTGAAGATGCATTCGAAAACATGGGTGCTAAACTTGTTGCTGAAGTAGCAAGCAAGACAAACGATGTTGCTGGTGACGGCACAACTACTGCAACTGTTCTTGCTCAGGCAATGATCCGTGAAGGCCTTAAGAACGTAACTGCCGGCGCTAACCCAATGGGTATCCGCAAAGGTATGGAAAAGGCTGTTATTACTGCAGTTGAAGAGTTAAAGGCTATCTCCAAGCCAATCGAAGGCAAAGCTTCTATCGCTCAAGTTGCAGCAATTTCTGCTGCTGACGAAGAAGTTGGCCAATTGATTGCTGAAGCGATGGAGCGCGTTGGAAACGATGGCGTTATCACTATTGAAGAATCTAAGGGCTTCACTACAGAGTTGGACGTTGTGGAAGGTATGCAGTTCGACCGCGGATATGCATCTCCATACATGGTAACTGATTCTGACAAGATGGAAGCAGTTCTTGAAAATCCATATATCCTGATCACTGATAAGAAAATCGGCAGCATCCAGGAAATCCTTCCTGTCCTTGAGCAGGTTGTACAGCAAGGCAAACCATTATTGCTTGTTGCTGAAGATGTAGAAGGTGAAGCACTTGCTACATTGGTAGTCAACAAGCTTCGCGGAACATTCAACGCAGTTGCTGTTAAGGCACCTGGCTTTGGTGACCGCCGTAAGGCTATGCTTGAAGACATCGCTGCATTGACTGGCGGTGAAGTGATCACTGAAGAACTTGGCCGTGATCTTAAATCTGCTACAATCACATCTTTGGGCCGCGCTTCTAAAGTTGTTGTTACAAAAGAAACAACAACAATCGTTGAAGGTGCTGGAGACAGCGCTCAAATCGAAAGCCGCGTGAACCAGATCCGCGTTCAAATGGAAGAAACGACTTCTGAATTTGACCGTGAAAAATTACAAGAGCGCCTTGCTAAGCTAGCTGGCGGTGTTGCAGTCATCAAGGTTGGTGCTGCTACTGAAACTGAATTGAAAGAACGCAAGCTTCGCATTGAAGATGCTCTTAACTCAACTCGCGCTGCAGTTGAAGAAGGTATCGTATCAGGCGGTGGCGTTGCGCTTCTGAACGTATACAAAAAAGTATCTGAGATCCAGGCAGAAGGGGACGAAGCAACTGGTGTGAACATCGTCCTTCGCGCTATGGAAGAACCAGTTCGCCAAATCGCTCACAACGCGGGCCTTGAAGGCTCAGTCATCGTTGAGCGCCTGAAGCGCGAAGAAGTTGGCACTGGCTTCAACGCTGCAACTGGACAGTGGGTAAACATGATCGAAGCTGGTATCGTGGACCCAACTAAAGTTACTCGTTCTGCACTTCAAAACGCAGCATCCGTATCTGCAATGTTCCTGACTACTGAAGCAGTAGTAGCTGACATCCCGGAACCAGCTGGCGCTGGAATGCCTGACATGGGCGGAATGGGCGGCATGGGCGGAATGATGTAA
- the groES gene encoding co-chaperone GroES, which produces MIKPLGDRIIIELVESEEKTASGIVLPDTAKEKPQEGKVVAVGTGRVLENGERVALEVEVGNRIIFSKYAGTEVKYQGTEYLILRENDILAVVE; this is translated from the coding sequence TTGATCAAGCCATTAGGAGATCGCATTATTATCGAGCTTGTTGAGTCTGAAGAAAAAACTGCAAGCGGTATCGTTTTACCCGACACAGCGAAAGAAAAACCTCAAGAAGGTAAAGTCGTAGCTGTTGGAACTGGCCGTGTACTTGAAAACGGTGAGCGTGTTGCTCTTGAAGTTGAAGTCGGAAACCGCATTATCTTCTCAAAATACGCAGGCACAGAAGTGAAGTATCAGGGAACTGAGTACCTGATCCTACGCGAAAACGACATTTTAGCTGTAGTTGAATAA
- a CDS encoding ECF transporter S component has translation MNAAYSTSSGMTKTKALVINALFIALTVVATMFINIKLPIMGNGGLIHLGNVPLFIAAFVFGRKTGAIAGAFGMGLFDLISGWAVWAPFTFVIVGAMGYVAGLMAEKMPGKKAVVYSLAVIVAMLIKIVGYYFAEVVLYGNWIQPFGSIPGNIMQVVLAGLIVVPVAGRIKKLLF, from the coding sequence ATGAATGCAGCATATTCTACATCTTCTGGGATGACCAAAACAAAGGCCCTGGTCATCAATGCACTTTTTATCGCTTTAACCGTTGTAGCGACAATGTTCATCAACATCAAGCTCCCAATCATGGGAAATGGCGGTTTAATCCACTTAGGGAATGTGCCCCTGTTCATCGCCGCATTTGTTTTCGGCAGAAAAACAGGAGCAATCGCAGGTGCGTTCGGAATGGGCTTGTTCGACTTGATTTCCGGCTGGGCTGTATGGGCCCCATTCACCTTCGTCATAGTTGGCGCTATGGGCTATGTAGCGGGATTAATGGCTGAAAAAATGCCAGGCAAGAAGGCAGTGGTTTATTCACTTGCCGTTATCGTTGCAATGTTGATAAAAATCGTAGGTTACTATTTTGCTGAAGTCGTCCTATACGGCAACTGGATTCAGCCGTTTGGATCCATCCCGGGCAACATCATGCAGGTTGTTCTTGCTGGATTGATTGTTGTTCCTGTAGCAGGACGTATTAAGAAATTATTATTTTAA
- a CDS encoding GNAT family N-acetyltransferase, translating into MIYLETSRLYLRDWSAADLEPFCNMNADEDVMKYFPRMLSHEETERFYQAILSEFEDYGYGLYAAEVKDSKEFIGFIGFHRATFEADFTPCVEIGWRLKKEAWGKGYATEGAKACLDYGFHQLGFSEIFSFTAEINAPSINVMRKIGMEPVKTFHHPNVEQDSPLNKHVLFQSDIDHSRKP; encoded by the coding sequence ATGATTTATTTAGAAACTTCAAGACTCTATTTGCGAGACTGGTCAGCAGCAGATTTGGAGCCGTTTTGCAATATGAATGCAGATGAGGATGTAATGAAGTATTTTCCTCGTATGCTTTCACACGAAGAAACTGAACGGTTTTATCAGGCAATCCTTTCCGAGTTTGAGGATTATGGTTATGGGTTGTATGCGGCAGAAGTGAAAGACTCTAAAGAGTTTATTGGATTCATAGGGTTTCACAGGGCAACATTCGAAGCAGATTTCACCCCGTGTGTCGAAATTGGATGGAGGCTGAAGAAAGAGGCGTGGGGAAAAGGATATGCAACAGAGGGTGCCAAGGCTTGTCTGGATTATGGGTTTCATCAATTGGGCTTCAGCGAGATTTTTAGTTTTACTGCTGAAATTAATGCGCCCTCTATCAATGTGATGAGAAAAATCGGCATGGAGCCTGTTAAAACATTTCACCATCCGAATGTGGAGCAGGACAGTCCTTTGAATAAGCATGTATTGTTTCAATCAGACATAGATCATAGCAGAAAACCATAA
- a CDS encoding ABC transporter substrate-binding protein — protein MKKRLAVLLSGAMLMLAACGGGNQVSGEKKDKTVKIGITQIVEHPSLDAAREGFIAALKDAGYEEGKNLKIDYQNAQGDMNNNASIAQKFVSDDSDLILAIATPSAQAAVQATKDIPVLFTAITDPVGAELVQSMEKPGGNATGTSDTHPDAIKNTIAAIKKFIPDAKKVGIIYNNGEPNSVVNVKNAKEALEAEGLEAVETTISASSEVKQAAESMVGRVDVMYIPKDNTVVAALESVITVANDKDIPMFVGEGDSVKRGAFASYGLDYHELGYTTGKMAVEILEGKKPSEMPVGYPENLELVINKKAAEEEGIALTEDLLKGAKIVGE, from the coding sequence ATGAAGAAGAGGTTGGCTGTTTTATTGAGCGGTGCAATGCTCATGCTTGCTGCATGTGGCGGCGGTAATCAGGTGAGTGGAGAGAAAAAGGATAAGACGGTAAAAATTGGGATTACTCAGATTGTCGAACACCCTTCACTTGACGCGGCAAGAGAGGGATTTATCGCTGCCCTTAAGGATGCTGGCTATGAAGAAGGCAAGAACCTGAAAATTGATTACCAGAATGCCCAGGGTGATATGAATAATAATGCGTCGATTGCCCAAAAGTTTGTTTCAGATGATAGTGATCTTATTTTAGCAATTGCGACACCAAGTGCTCAGGCAGCGGTCCAGGCGACAAAGGATATTCCGGTCCTGTTCACTGCCATTACGGACCCTGTCGGTGCAGAGCTGGTACAATCCATGGAAAAACCGGGAGGAAATGCAACGGGAACCTCGGATACACACCCCGATGCTATCAAGAATACGATCGCGGCAATCAAGAAGTTCATCCCGGATGCGAAGAAGGTCGGGATTATTTATAACAATGGTGAACCCAACTCTGTCGTGAATGTGAAAAACGCCAAAGAAGCATTGGAAGCAGAGGGACTTGAGGCCGTAGAAACGACTATTTCTGCCAGCTCTGAAGTGAAGCAGGCGGCTGAATCAATGGTTGGACGTGTAGATGTGATGTATATTCCTAAGGATAATACAGTCGTTGCCGCGCTTGAGTCTGTAATCACAGTAGCAAATGATAAAGATATTCCGATGTTCGTGGGTGAAGGTGATTCGGTGAAACGAGGAGCATTCGCGTCCTATGGACTGGATTATCATGAACTGGGCTACACCACTGGGAAAATGGCAGTAGAAATCCTTGAGGGCAAAAAGCCATCAGAGATGCCGGTTGGCTATCCGGAGAACCTGGAGTTGGTCATCAATAAAAAGGCGGCTGAAGAAGAAGGAATCGCATTGACAGAGGACCTGCTGAAAGGTGCAAAAATCGTAGGAGAATAA
- a CDS encoding AAA family ATPase: MNKPTVILISGPPGAGKTTLAERIAEKINEVSVHIEGDALYNMVKSGWVHPCDDHDKLFLNILWDNMVSLIENFSKHNIHTVVDYVFSKEQLFSIVDRIGDFNVNIKVVVISSKIDTIIKRDKQRSGAAFVGEERIRQIVEDFNTDNIPERHLLENDDVDLDDLINTIFNESRFNM; this comes from the coding sequence ATGAATAAGCCGACCGTTATTTTAATAAGTGGTCCACCAGGAGCCGGTAAGACTACATTGGCAGAAAGAATCGCTGAAAAAATAAATGAAGTTAGTGTTCATATTGAGGGCGATGCGCTATACAACATGGTGAAAAGCGGGTGGGTTCATCCTTGTGATGATCATGACAAATTATTTTTAAATATATTATGGGATAACATGGTTTCCCTGATTGAGAATTTTAGTAAACATAATATTCATACAGTTGTCGATTATGTTTTTTCAAAAGAGCAGCTGTTTTCAATTGTTGACCGTATAGGTGATTTTAATGTTAACATTAAAGTCGTTGTAATTAGCAGTAAGATTGATACAATCATCAAAAGGGATAAACAACGGTCCGGGGCGGCGTTTGTTGGGGAGGAAAGAATCAGGCAAATCGTTGAGGATTTTAATACAGATAACATTCCTGAAAGGCATCTTCTTGAAAATGATGATGTTGACTTGGATGACCTTATAAATACAATCTTTAATGAAAGCAGATTCAATATGTAA
- a CDS encoding LytTR family DNA-binding domain-containing protein, translated as MEDITLSSLLDVIGELFSDEISIAVSNTKDYIYYRPSKRVDLKIAAGDPVKEGTIAYKALMSKQKVSEFINRDVFGIPYHGMAVPFLHNGELEGCVTAIYPALTDGKSVVTLKTQDGWIPIPFSNVVYLEAKDKKTHVYTNEISGTHKYSLQEFEYLLPKDSFIRCHRSFIVNVNHIKTIYPDTHSTFLLSMDNGQRVPVSQSYSSYFRKLLGF; from the coding sequence ATGGAAGACATAACCTTAAGCTCATTACTGGATGTCATCGGGGAATTATTTTCTGATGAAATCTCAATTGCCGTTTCAAATACAAAAGACTATATATACTATCGTCCAAGCAAAAGGGTCGATTTAAAGATTGCTGCTGGGGATCCTGTGAAGGAAGGGACGATTGCCTATAAAGCACTGATGTCCAAGCAAAAAGTTTCCGAGTTTATTAACCGGGATGTATTTGGCATTCCTTATCATGGCATGGCGGTTCCGTTTTTACATAATGGAGAGCTTGAGGGGTGTGTTACAGCAATCTATCCGGCGTTAACAGATGGAAAGTCAGTTGTAACCCTGAAAACACAGGATGGCTGGATTCCAATTCCTTTTTCAAACGTTGTCTATCTTGAGGCAAAAGATAAGAAGACGCATGTCTACACGAATGAAATATCAGGGACACATAAATACTCCCTTCAGGAGTTTGAATATTTGCTCCCGAAGGATTCCTTTATACGATGCCATCGTTCGTTTATTGTGAATGTGAACCACATCAAGACGATTTATCCGGACACTCATTCAACTTTTCTGCTTTCAATGGATAATGGTCAAAGGGTACCGGTTAGCCAATCCTACTCCAGTTATTTTAGAAAGCTGTTAGGATTCTGA